A single region of the Duganella sp. BuS-21 genome encodes:
- the istB gene encoding IS21-like element helper ATPase IstB: protein MMMHTTLAQLRSLKLDGLAAGLEEQLAQPGMAALSFEERVALLIDREVHARNDRKLVRLLKNAHLKYGQAAIEDIDARAGRGIDRREVMSLALGEWVSAGHSVLITGPTGAGKSWLACALAQYACRRGYSAIYQRVPRLQEELRIRHGSGAFGKWLLQMAKTEVLVLDDWGMGAIDSTTRSDLLEVIDDRAGNKATNITSQLPVEHWHAWIGDATIADAILDRIMQRNHRFTLTGDSLRAQRPKSSRKERNIDLS from the coding sequence ATGATGATGCACACCACCCTGGCGCAACTGCGCTCGCTGAAGCTGGACGGCCTGGCGGCCGGCCTTGAAGAACAACTGGCACAACCCGGCATGGCTGCATTGAGCTTCGAGGAGCGCGTGGCGCTGTTGATCGACCGCGAGGTCCACGCACGCAACGACCGCAAGCTGGTGCGACTGCTGAAGAACGCGCACCTCAAGTACGGGCAGGCTGCGATCGAGGACATTGATGCGCGCGCAGGTCGCGGCATCGACCGCCGCGAGGTGATGAGCCTGGCGCTAGGTGAGTGGGTCAGCGCTGGCCACAGCGTCCTGATTACCGGGCCAACCGGCGCCGGCAAGTCGTGGTTGGCTTGTGCACTGGCGCAGTACGCCTGCCGGCGTGGCTACAGCGCGATCTATCAGCGTGTACCCCGCTTGCAGGAAGAACTGCGCATCCGGCACGGCAGCGGGGCATTCGGAAAATGGCTGCTCCAGATGGCGAAGACCGAAGTGTTGGTGCTCGATGATTGGGGCATGGGTGCCATCGACAGCACGACGCGTTCGGATCTGTTGGAGGTCATTGACGACCGGGCCGGCAACAAGGCGACGAACATCACCAGCCAGCTGCCGGTCGAACACTGGCATGCCTGGATCGGCGACGCCACCATCGCCGACGCTATCCTCGACCGCATCATGCAGCGCAATCATCGCTTCACCCTGACCGGCGACTCACTGCGTGCCCAACGACCTAAATCCAGCAGAAAGGAGAGAAATATCGACCTATCGTGA
- the istA gene encoding IS21 family transposase, whose translation MPVPRINMRKIKDVLRLKLDAKMSHQQIATALGISKGVVTKYVGLAVAAGLDWTSVQGADEGALERRLLAAPEQPRDHVQPDYGRLHQELRRKGMTLMLLWEEHRADYADVQTYSDSQFCENYRRFAKQLKRSMRQVHRAGEKLFIDYAGPTIALTDGTRAHIFVAALGASSYTYACATPRETMADWLESTARALAFIGGVPQLIVPDNPKAMIADANRYEPRSNDTVLDFVRHYGTSILPARPRHPQDKAKAESAVQIVERWIMVRLRHQQFANVHEVNQAMVPLLTRLNEKLFQKLPGSRASTFAEIDAPALLPLPLQRYEMAHFKTVKVHIDYHVEVERHRYSVPHALVGQTIEARITAAVVELMHCGQRVASHARNSRQGGFTTVTAHMPAAHRAHMEWTPTRLIHWGASIGPATAEAVTRLMAENKHPEHGYRACLGLLSLAKRYGKVRLEAACMLALQIGACQYRHVNDILKNNRDQSKPAAAGEWVSPDHVHVRGPGYYQ comes from the coding sequence GTGCCGGTACCAAGGATCAATATGCGTAAGATAAAAGACGTATTGCGTTTGAAGTTGGACGCCAAGATGTCGCACCAACAGATCGCCACCGCGCTGGGGATTTCGAAGGGCGTCGTCACCAAGTATGTTGGCTTGGCCGTTGCCGCCGGCCTGGATTGGACGTCCGTGCAAGGCGCCGACGAAGGCGCCCTCGAACGACGTCTCCTGGCCGCTCCAGAGCAGCCACGCGACCACGTACAGCCAGACTATGGCCGCCTGCATCAGGAACTGCGCCGCAAGGGTATGACGTTGATGCTACTGTGGGAAGAACACCGTGCCGACTACGCGGATGTCCAGACCTACAGCGACTCCCAGTTCTGTGAAAATTACCGCCGCTTCGCCAAGCAACTTAAGCGTTCAATGCGCCAAGTCCACCGCGCCGGCGAGAAGCTGTTCATCGACTACGCCGGCCCGACGATAGCGCTCACCGACGGCACGCGTGCGCACATTTTCGTGGCTGCGCTGGGAGCGTCAAGCTACACCTATGCCTGCGCCACGCCGCGCGAGACGATGGCCGATTGGCTCGAATCTACGGCGCGCGCGCTGGCCTTTATCGGTGGTGTGCCGCAACTCATCGTGCCGGACAATCCGAAGGCGATGATCGCCGACGCCAACCGCTACGAGCCACGCAGCAACGACACTGTGCTCGACTTCGTGCGGCACTACGGCACCTCCATTCTGCCAGCACGTCCACGCCATCCGCAGGACAAGGCCAAAGCCGAATCAGCAGTGCAAATCGTCGAGCGCTGGATCATGGTGCGCCTGCGCCATCAGCAGTTCGCCAATGTGCACGAGGTCAATCAGGCTATGGTGCCGTTGCTCACACGCCTCAATGAGAAGCTGTTCCAAAAACTGCCCGGCAGCCGCGCCAGCACCTTCGCCGAAATCGACGCACCGGCCTTGCTGCCGTTGCCGCTGCAGCGTTACGAAATGGCCCACTTCAAGACCGTCAAGGTGCATATCGACTATCACGTCGAGGTCGAACGCCACCGCTACAGCGTACCGCACGCGCTGGTCGGGCAGACGATAGAAGCGCGCATTACGGCGGCGGTGGTGGAACTGATGCATTGCGGCCAGCGCGTGGCCAGCCATGCCCGCAATAGCCGCCAGGGCGGATTCACCACGGTCACCGCCCACATGCCGGCCGCGCATCGTGCGCACATGGAGTGGACGCCGACCCGCCTCATTCATTGGGGCGCGAGTATCGGGCCGGCGACCGCCGAAGCAGTGACGCGGCTGATGGCGGAGAACAAACATCCAGAACACGGCTACCGTGCCTGCCTTGGCTTGCTGTCGCTGGCCAAGCGCTACGGCAAGGTTCGGCTGGAGGCAGCCTGCATGCTGGCCCTGCAGATCGGCGCCTGCCAGTACCGCCATGTGAACGACATCCTGAAAAACAACCGCGATCAAAGCAAACCGGCCGCCGCCGGTGAGTGGGTCAGCCCAGACCATGTCCACGTCCGTGGCCCTGGCTACTACCAATGA